From Phragmites australis chromosome 5, lpPhrAust1.1, whole genome shotgun sequence, a single genomic window includes:
- the LOC133919752 gene encoding U-box domain-containing protein 20-like: MATPMSRPRPRAARVAVSEIPLATRRARLQPPVRPADAGPGAEPAVPSHFLCPISLDLMRDPVTAPTGITYDRDSVEGWLERGHAMCPVTARPLRVEELIPNHATRRMIQEWCVANRGLGVERVPTPRVPVSAAEASELLAAVSAAARRGDGLACQQPAARARALAKESERNRRCFSAAGAARALSSAFSHLVEQPAGTALTTSGALEEILTSLVVFFPLDEESRRCIASPASLNAVVSILSHGEVAARVSAAVVLREIASSSDSQCLDAMSKTNGVYDALIRLLEKPMSPQATKAALVTAYYLVTNTYRAASRLVDLGMVQLLVELLVDSDKGMTEKTLAVLDSLFLTEEGRDKAYAHALAVPVLVKKMQHVSDMATEFAVSALWRLCKNFSDEGRCKAEALQVGAFQKLLLLLQVGCMGATKERASELLRLLNGSRGSVECIETVDFKGLKRPF; the protein is encoded by the coding sequence ATGGCCACGCCGATGTCCCGCCCTCGCCCGCGCGCGGCGCGGGTGGCGGTGTCCGAGATACCGCTCGCCACGAGGCGGGCGAGGTTGCAGCCGCCCGTGCGGCCTGCGGACGCGGGGCCCGGCGCGGAGCCCGCCGTGCCGAGCCACTTCCTGTGCCCGATCTCGCTCGACTTGATGCGGGATCCCGTGACGGCGCCGACGGGGATCACGTACGACCGGGACAGCGTGGAGGGGTGGCTGGAACGGGGCCACGCCATGTGCCCCGTGACCGCCCGCCCGCTGCGGGTGGAGGAGCTCATCCCGAACCACGCCACGCGGAGGATGATCCAGGAGTGGTGCGTCGCCAACCGCGGCCTCGGGGTGGAGCGCGTGCCCACGCCCCGCGTCCCCGTCTCCGCCGCCGAAGCGTCCGAGCTCCTGGCGGCCGTGTCCGCAGCCGCGAGGCGAGGGGACGGGCTGGCGTGCCAGCAGCCGGCGGCCAGGGCCAGGGCTCTCGCGAAGGAGAGCGAGCGCAACCGCCGGTGCTTCTCGGCCGCGGGAGCCGCCCGCGCACTCTCGTCTGCGTTCTCTCACCTCGTTGAACAACCGGCTGGGACGGCGTTGACCACGTCCGGCGCACTGGAGGAGATCTTGACCTCGCTAGTCGTGTTCTTCCCTCTCGACGAGGAGTCCAGGCGCTGCATTGCCTCTCCGGCATCGCTGAACGCCGTCGTCTCAATCCTGTCCCACGGCGAAGTGGCCGCTCGGGTCAGTGCCGCCGTCGTGCTCCGCGAGATCGCCTCGTCATCGGACAGCCAGTGCCTCGACGCGATGTCCAAGACCAACGGCGTGTACGATGCGCTCATCAGGCTCTTGGAGAAGCCCATGTCGCCGCAGGCCACCAAGGCCGCGCTGGTCACCGCCTACTACCTTGTCACAAACACCTATCGTGCGGCCTCGCGCTTGGTCGACCTCGGCATGGTGCAGCTCCTCGTCGAGCTTCTAGTCGACTCCGACAAGGGCATGACGGAGAAGACGCTCGCGGTGCTGGACAGCCTGTTCCTCACGGAGGAAGGCCGCGACAAGGCGTACGCGCACGCATTGGCCGTGCCGGTGCTCGTGAAGAAGATGCAGCACGTGTCCGACATGGCGACGGAGTTCGCCGTGTCGGCGCTGTGGCGGCTGTGCAAGAACTTCTCCGACGAGGGACGGTGCAAGGCCGAGGCGCTGCAGGTGGGTGCGTTccagaagctgctgctgctccttcaGGTCGGCTGCATGGGTGCGACCAAGGAGAGGGCCAGCGAGCTGCTCCGGCTTCTGAACGGATCGAGAGGCAGCGTCGAGTGCATCGAGACGGTTGATTTCAAGGGGCTCAAGAGACCCTTTTGA